The following is a genomic window from Oikeobacillus pervagus.
TTGGTAGAGCATCTGACTTTTAATCAGAGGGTCGAAGGTTCGAGTCCTTCATGGCTCACTTTTGCGGAAGTAGTTCAGTGGTAGAACACCACCTTGCCAAGGTGGGGGTCGCGGGTTCGAATCCCGTCTTCCGCTTTACAATCAATCGTTTGTTTAAAAATAGGCGTTCCTGTTTTGATATGCAGGAGCGTCTTTTTTGTTTAGGAGACTATACGCTGTGTTTCCTTTATATCAGTCGAAAACTACGAAATGAGCAAGACGTTTGCGTTTTTGTTATGTTAAGATCCAGTTATACGAATTGCTCTCCAATTTGCATATATATTCAGAAAATTGTGTGGTTGAGTCAGATATGACTATGTATGTAAAATAAAGGTTAATAATAGGGTAAGGAGGGGGATTTTAGATGAAGAAAAAGATTTCTATTATTGGTGTGCCGATGGATTTAGGGCAAATGCGTCGCGGGGTTGATATGGGGCCTAGTGCTATTCGTTATGCGGGTGTAGTGGACCGTTTGGAACAACTAGGATACGAGATTGAGGATTTAGGGGATATTGAGATAGGAAAACCAGACCGGGATATAGGAGAAACCGTAAATTTACGGAATTTGAAAGCGGTTGTAGTGGCGAGTAGGAAATTGGCTGACCAAGTTGATCTTGTTGTGCAAAAAGGCAATTTCCCGTTAGTTCTTGGAGGGGATCACAGCATTGCCATTGGTAGTTTAGCAGGCATTTCAAAGCATTATAAGGACTTAGGAGTAATTTGGTATGATGCACATGGGGATTTAAATTCATCAGAAACCTCTCCTACAGGTAATATTCACGGAATGCCACTCGCTGTTAGCTTGGGTATTGGTCATCCCCATTTAACATTTATAGGGGGATATGCACCAAAAATAAAGCCTGAAAATATTGTCATTATAGGAGCGAGATCTCTTGATAAAGGGGAGAAGGAACTCATCAAGGATAAGGGGATTAAAGTGTATACGATGCATGAGATTGATCGGTTAGGGATGACAAAGGTTATAGAGGAAACGATTCATTATTTGAAAAATAAAACAGATGGTGTTCATCTTTCACTAGATCTGGATGGTCTAGACCCAGCTGATGCACCTGGTGTTGGGACTCCAGTCATAGGAGGGGTGAGTTATCGGGAAAGCCATCTAGCAATGGAAATGTTAGAAGAAAGTAAGATCATCACTTCGGCAGAGTTTGTGGAAGTGAATCCAATCTTAGATGAAAGAAACAAAACCGCTATAGTGGCCGTTGCGTTAATGGGTTCATTATTTGGAGAAAAACTATTATAAAAAAATAGGGTAGTTAAAATACACATAATTTGGTAAAATGAATAATTGTTTATATGTATTTGATTTCTATAATACAAGTGAAACACTGGATGAATTTTAAGCAGCAGTCCTTATTGGTCTGCTGCTTAAACCTTTTGTTTCATTTCATATTCATTTAAAAGTTGATCCAGTCTTTCACTTTTTTCTACGACTCCTAAATTTGTAAAGGAAGTTTCCATTGCCAAAAGCACCATTTCTTTTCTACACTGTTCAATTTCTGATAAAAGATCTTGTAGTGCGAAACTCATATTGATCACCACAATTTCAATTTTTTTGATAAGATTGGTATTCAAGAAGTGGTTTGACTTGTAATGGTCATCTTGTTGAAATATATACTACTACTAATATACCCTTTTTGAAAATTATGTAAACAGTTTTGTGTGAATTTGGTATGATAAAATTAAAAACTTTTTTTTGAAACCAAATAGAACATTTTACGTATAGATAGATAACCGCTAGGGCGGAGGTATAAAAATGGATGTAATTGTAAATAGAAGAATTAAGCAAGTAATGAAGGGTGACCAAAATGCTTTTGGTGAAATTGTTGAATTGTATAAAGATAAAGTGTTTCAAATTTGTTATCGAATGTTGGGGAATCGCCACGAAGCTGAGGATATCGCACAAGAAGCTTTCCTTAGAGCCTTTGTAAATATTCACCGTTTCGATTTGAAGAGAAAGTTCTCCACGTGGTTGTATCGAATTGCCACAAACCTTTGCATCGACAGAATCCGAAAGAAAAAGCCAGATTTCCATTTAGATGCTGAAGTAGAGGGGACAGAGGGCTTGACAATGTATTCACAGATTGCTTCAAAAGATCGGTTACCGGAAGAGGAAGTTGAGGGATTAGAGCTACAAGAAGAGATTCAGAAAGCAATCTTAACATTATCAGATAAATACAGGTCCATTATTGTATTAAGATATATTGAAGAATTATCTTTAAAAGAAATATCTGATATTCTGGACTTACCATTAGGTACTGTCAAAACAAGGGTGCACAGGGGACGAGAAGCCCTAAGAAAGCAATTGCGGAATTTATAGTGAGGGGATGAGTGAATATGAAATCTTGTCCAAAAGAAATCATAGACTATATGCATGATGATTTAGATGGAGAAATAAATGAAGCCCATCATCATGCCCTAATTGAACATTTAGAAACATGCGAAGATTGTAAACAGCATTATTATGAACTGAAAAAGACAGCTACTCTTGTTAGAAGTATTTCTCATATACAAGCACCAAAGGACTTCACAGACAATGTTTTAGCAAGGCTTCCAAAGGAAAAAAAGAAAATTGGATTTCAACGATGGTTCCAACAACATCCCTTTTTAACAGCGGCCTCTTTATTCCTTATTTTGATGATGGGAAGCTTCTTCACTACTTGGAAGCAAGATCAACAACTTGCTTTTACTCATAACCCTAATTTAGTCGTTGATGGGAATACGGTTGTTGTTCCGGAAGGAGAAGTGGTGAAAGGAGATTTAGAAGTTAGAAATGGTAATGTACGAGTTGAAGGTGAAGTCCAAGGGGATCTCACAGTTATCAATGGAGAAAAATATATGGCATCGGCAGGAAAAGTAACAGGTGACATCGAAGAAATTGATGCAGCCTTTCAATGGCTTTGGTATGAAATAAAAAAGGTGATCGTGAAAGTCGTGGATTAATATAGGACACGAAAATCTACCGAGTAGTTTCTTAATCTACTCCTAAAGATCTAAACAATTTAGACGACGTGGAATGAGAGAATGAAGAGAATGAACTTTCTTTTTTCATTCTTTTTTTTGATAAAAGGAAGTATGATATAATGAATTGAACTTTCGTCAATGAAGTCTATTTACTGTCTGAAAGTTGTACGCCCATTACGCCACAACTAAGTGGCTTTCGTCCGACGAGAGACGCACGGTCCTTCGTTGCATCTAGCGGGTGTTTACATTAAGTGACAAACTTTGAGGTGAGGACCCGTTAATGCAGGATAAAAAGAAAATCTAGAAGAAATGCGCCTCTTTATGGCTTTATTCGATTACATAATGGAGGATGTAATATGCCGTTTTTAAGCTATTTTGAGGGTTACACTTTATTGGACTATTTGTCTAATGTTTTAGATATATTGCTTGTGTGGTTTGTGATTTATAAATTGATTATGGTCATCCGTGGAACGAAAGCTGTTCAGCTACTGAAGGGTATATTTGTTATAGTGGCTGTGAAAATTCTAAGTGGTGTATTAGGTCTGAAAACATTAAGTTGGATGATGGAAGCTGCACTAACATGGGGGTTTCTAGCCATAATCATTATTTTTCAGCCTGAGTTGCGTCGTGCCCTCGAACAATTAGGAAGAGGAAGGCTTTTTGCTCGAACCGCTATTCTAGAGGATGAAGGACAACAAAAGTTGATTGAAGCCTTAATTAAGGCGGTGAACTATATGGCGAAGCGTCGGATTGGTGCATTGATTTCTATCGAACGTGAAACGGGGATGAGTGACTATATCGAAACTGGAATTCCGTTAAATTCCGAGATTTCCTCAGAAT
Proteins encoded in this region:
- the rocF gene encoding arginase; its protein translation is MKKKISIIGVPMDLGQMRRGVDMGPSAIRYAGVVDRLEQLGYEIEDLGDIEIGKPDRDIGETVNLRNLKAVVVASRKLADQVDLVVQKGNFPLVLGGDHSIAIGSLAGISKHYKDLGVIWYDAHGDLNSSETSPTGNIHGMPLAVSLGIGHPHLTFIGGYAPKIKPENIVIIGARSLDKGEKELIKDKGIKVYTMHEIDRLGMTKVIEETIHYLKNKTDGVHLSLDLDGLDPADAPGVGTPVIGGVSYRESHLAMEMLEESKIITSAEFVEVNPILDERNKTAIVAVALMGSLFGEKLL
- a CDS encoding aspartyl-phosphate phosphatase Spo0E family protein encodes the protein MSFALQDLLSEIEQCRKEMVLLAMETSFTNLGVVEKSERLDQLLNEYEMKQKV
- the sigW gene encoding RNA polymerase sigma factor SigW, which produces MDVIVNRRIKQVMKGDQNAFGEIVELYKDKVFQICYRMLGNRHEAEDIAQEAFLRAFVNIHRFDLKRKFSTWLYRIATNLCIDRIRKKKPDFHLDAEVEGTEGLTMYSQIASKDRLPEEEVEGLELQEEIQKAILTLSDKYRSIIVLRYIEELSLKEISDILDLPLGTVKTRVHRGREALRKQLRNL
- a CDS encoding anti-sigma factor family protein, which encodes MKSCPKEIIDYMHDDLDGEINEAHHHALIEHLETCEDCKQHYYELKKTATLVRSISHIQAPKDFTDNVLARLPKEKKKIGFQRWFQQHPFLTAASLFLILMMGSFFTTWKQDQQLAFTHNPNLVVDGNTVVVPEGEVVKGDLEVRNGNVRVEGEVQGDLTVINGEKYMASAGKVTGDIEEIDAAFQWLWYEIKKVIVKVVD
- the cdaA gene encoding diadenylate cyclase CdaA translates to MPFLSYFEGYTLLDYLSNVLDILLVWFVIYKLIMVIRGTKAVQLLKGIFVIVAVKILSGVLGLKTLSWMMEAALTWGFLAIIIIFQPELRRALEQLGRGRLFARTAILEDEGQQKLIEALIKAVNYMAKRRIGALISIERETGMSDYIETGIPLNSEISSELLINIFIPNTPLHDGAVVIQRNQIAAAACYLPLSESPFISKELGTRHRAALGISEVTDSLTVIVSEETGAVSITKNGELYRQLSPDEFKSLLEHELLNSSKITSSTRWNWRGKKSNE